TAGGAATCGAAAAGTTCCTTCCTTGGAACTAAAAAGTTCCAAGAGGGGAACTATTATTGGAACTCGTATCTATACCAAATACAGGACGATACAGCCAGCTCCTCTGTGACGGGTCGTTTCCTCAGAGTACAGAAACAGCACGAGGGTGCGTCAGCTCTCTGACACACCCTCGCGTGAGTCTGCCGTATCTCTATCAGCAGTCTACTCTGTTACGTCTCTATCGCTGAGTTTCTAGGACTGATTGGAAGGTCTGATAGAGTCCCTTCTGCTTGGTCAGTATGCGCTGATTCAAGATCTTGCGGATATCCTGTGAGACAGACTCTCTGAAAGCCTTGCGAGCAGTAGCCGTCTTTAAAGCATGGGTAGCATCTACGATCTGCATCCAGCAGAAAGTCCCATCATAGTCTGTCGGCTGAGCATAGATGAAGCACTGATCGCCATTAGCATTAAAGGCCTCAACGCCCTTATGCTCTGCCACATATCCCTTGTAGTCGGTGAAGCCGTTGGCTGCAAGCCAGTTCTTGACCGCCTCGGAGCGGATCTCTAGCTCGTTGGGGATAGCAAAAACCTGACAGTTGATGTACTGTAGGTCGCCCTGCGAACTGGATTTGCGGATGTAGAAGACCCACTGTAGGTTGGTCTTAGCTATCTGCTCGGGAGTCGTGTCGTAGCTACGGTTGTCGTCAGAAGACTGCTCCCCGTTGAACTTACGGAATCCAAGCTTGTCCTCAAAGGCCTGCAGCGCATCATTGTCTGCCCCCTTGAAGAAGTCTAGCGTCGGGAAGTCCTTAGCCGTCTCGACGACCGGGTGCTCAGTCTTGAACTCTGGGTATCTCTTTTGGTTGATCTGGATGTACATCTTGGTACCTAGATCCTCGTTGACCTCATTGTACATAAAGACTGTCACATCAGGATCGTCCTCCTTGTGGCTCTTGAGGATAATCTTCTCAGCTCCATCACCAGCGACCTCTTTTTCCTCTGTAAAGGGTACAAAGCCCAGCTTGTGAAACATCTCCTTCGTACGATCACACTGCTCCACCGTCTCCTTGCCATAGGCTAGGATGAAGTACTCCTTAGCAGACTGGATACCATAGATGACGCCAGGGATCGTAGGTAGAGCCTTATTGACAAACCCTAGATAGTAGAGGCCCTCAGAGTAGCAGATGTTGCGTGCGACACGACCCAGAGCGTGCTCGTATTGCAAGACCTCCTCATCAATCAGATTGCGAGCCATATCGTATTTGGGATTAAATGCCAACATCGGTAGCTCCTGCTCTGTATTGATCTTTGCTTTTTCTACGGTAACGAGCACAGAGGCCTGCATACCTCCTCCGTGTACCGTTATCTTGGTCGTGCCCTCATGGATAGCTCGCACGAGTCCCTTTGCATTGACAGTGGCGATCTCGGGGTTATCGTTTGAGTAGACGAAGTCTACCTTGAGCTCTTTAGGCTCTTGTAGCACCTCTAGCTGGTAAGTCTGTCCCTCAGCCACAGTGATAGTCTCTGAGGCAAAGGAAAGCTTCGTGAGCTGCCCTCCTGAGACTGGGTCGTCGTCACAAGAGGTCAGGGCAAATAGGGCAATGCCTATTAGCAGGGATAGTAAAGTAGTACGTGACATAGAAACTATTGTATTAAAGGTTGATGTAAATATTCAGACCATCGTAAATACTTGCGCACTGCTAAGGTAGCAAGAATAATCGAAAAGTAGTTTATCTGACAGAAATCTGATGAAAGAGCAGTAGACGGCAATGATTTTGTATCTTTGTGGCGTAATGATTTATAAGAGACTATAGTCGAAGCTATGAACTATGGATATGTCAAGGTAGCGGCCGCTGTGCCCTACGTCAGAGTGGCTGACTGCTACTACAATACAAGCCGCATCAAGGAGATGATCTTCCAAGCGGAGGAGCTGGGCGTAGAGATACTTACGACGCCCGAGCTCTCTATCACGGGGTATACCTGTGGGGATCTCTTTCACCAGTCGTTCCTCCTAGATCAAGCTCAGAAGGCTCTATGCCAGCTAGTCGAGGAGACGGCCGAGACTGACGTGATGGTCATCGTCGGGATGCCGGTCAAGGTGGAGGAGAAGCTCTTCAATGGAGCGGTCGCCTTCCAGCATGGTAAGATCCTCGGAGCGATTCCTAAGACTTATCTACCAAACTATCGAGAGTTTCAAGAGAAGCGCTGGTTCTCTCCCAGTGATTCGCTACAATATAAGACGGTCCAGATGGGTCCCCACACGGTACCCATCGGGCGCAACATCATCTTCAAGTGTGGACAGGTGGGCATCGGTATCGAGATCTGTGAGGATATGTGGACGCCCTTTACGCCTGGCACACGCCTCAGCCTCTATGGAGCACATATCATCTTCAACCTCTCTGCGAGCAATGAGAATGCGGGCAAGCATGACTACCTCCGCTCGCTGATCAGTGGTGCCACGTCGCAGTCTATCTGTGGATACGTCTACGCCTCTAGTGGCTATGGCGAGAGCTCTACCGATCTAGTCTATACGGGCAAGGCGTTTATCGCTGAGGTGGGCAAGATCGTTAAGGAGATGCGTCGCTTTGAGTACAAGGAGCGTATGATCGTGAGCGACATCGACGTGTCTCGTATCCACGGCGAGCGACTGATCAATAGTAGCTTCAAGAGTGCGGTGAATCACTTTACCGATGAGGAGGAGCTGGAGAGTATCCCCTTCACGCTACGCTCTGAGGAGGAGTCACAGCCTATGGATCGCGTCATCGAGCGCAATCCCTTTATGCCTGAGGGGGCAAACCCTGAGGAGCGTTGTCACGAGATGTTTCAGATACAGGTGTGTGGCCTCATACAGCGTCTCAAGCACATGCGTGCGGAGCATGCGGTGATCGGTATCTCGGGCGGACTAGACTCGGCACTAGCTCTACTGGTGACGGCAGAGGCTTTTGACCTCTTGGGCTTGGATCGCAAGCAGATCATTGCAGTGACAATGCCCGGCTTTGGCACCTCTGAGCGCACCTATCGCAACGGTTACACGATGATGCAGGAGCTAGGTGTGACAATCCGTGAGATCGATATCAAGGAGGCGACGGAGCAGCATCTCTCGGCCATCGACTATAAGGGTAATCGGGAGGATGCGACCTTTGAGAATGCTCAGGCACGTGAGCGGACGCAGATATTGATGGATCTGGCCAATATGTACCACGCGCCCGTCATCGGGACGGGAGATCTGTCTGAGATTGCCTTGGGGTGGTGTACATTCAACGGGGACCACATGTCTATGTATGCGGTGAATAGTGGTATCACGAAGACGAGCGTACAGCTGATCGTCGGGTGGTATGCTACGCACAAGGCTGGTGACACGCCACTGGCCACGACGCTACACGACATCGTCGCTACGCCGATTAGCCCAGAGCTACTACCGATCAAGGACACGAAGGCTGGCAGTGAGCAGCAGACGCAGAATCTCGTGGGGCCGTATGAACTACACGACTTCTTTATCTATCACTTCCTACTTGATGGCTTCGAGCCGAAGAAGATCTTTTACCTGGCTAAGGTTGCTTTCGAGGGAGCTTACACACCCCAAGAGATCAAGCACTGGATGGGCGTCTTCTTCAAGCGATTCTTCTCTCAGCAGTTCAAGCGCAATGCGATGCCCGATGGCCCTAAGGTGCAGAGCGTCTCGCTCTCCTCACGTGGCGAGTGGCGCATGCCGAGCGATGCGGTGAGCAGTATGTGGCTCCAGGAGGTGGAGAGCCTAGAAGTATAGAGACGAGAGCGATGATGAGTCAAGAGGAGCGTGCGC
The sequence above is a segment of the Porphyromonas vaginalis genome. Coding sequences within it:
- a CDS encoding Ig-like domain-containing protein, producing MSRTTLLSLLIGIALFALTSCDDDPVSGGQLTKLSFASETITVAEGQTYQLEVLQEPKELKVDFVYSNDNPEIATVNAKGLVRAIHEGTTKITVHGGGMQASVLVTVEKAKINTEQELPMLAFNPKYDMARNLIDEEVLQYEHALGRVARNICYSEGLYYLGFVNKALPTIPGVIYGIQSAKEYFILAYGKETVEQCDRTKEMFHKLGFVPFTEEKEVAGDGAEKIILKSHKEDDPDVTVFMYNEVNEDLGTKMYIQINQKRYPEFKTEHPVVETAKDFPTLDFFKGADNDALQAFEDKLGFRKFNGEQSSDDNRSYDTTPEQIAKTNLQWVFYIRKSSSQGDLQYINCQVFAIPNELEIRSEAVKNWLAANGFTDYKGYVAEHKGVEAFNANGDQCFIYAQPTDYDGTFCWMQIVDATHALKTATARKAFRESVSQDIRKILNQRILTKQKGLYQTFQSVLETQR
- a CDS encoding NAD(+) synthase, which produces MNYGYVKVAAAVPYVRVADCYYNTSRIKEMIFQAEELGVEILTTPELSITGYTCGDLFHQSFLLDQAQKALCQLVEETAETDVMVIVGMPVKVEEKLFNGAVAFQHGKILGAIPKTYLPNYREFQEKRWFSPSDSLQYKTVQMGPHTVPIGRNIIFKCGQVGIGIEICEDMWTPFTPGTRLSLYGAHIIFNLSASNENAGKHDYLRSLISGATSQSICGYVYASSGYGESSTDLVYTGKAFIAEVGKIVKEMRRFEYKERMIVSDIDVSRIHGERLINSSFKSAVNHFTDEEELESIPFTLRSEEESQPMDRVIERNPFMPEGANPEERCHEMFQIQVCGLIQRLKHMRAEHAVIGISGGLDSALALLVTAEAFDLLGLDRKQIIAVTMPGFGTSERTYRNGYTMMQELGVTIREIDIKEATEQHLSAIDYKGNREDATFENAQARERTQILMDLANMYHAPVIGTGDLSEIALGWCTFNGDHMSMYAVNSGITKTSVQLIVGWYATHKAGDTPLATTLHDIVATPISPELLPIKDTKAGSEQQTQNLVGPYELHDFFIYHFLLDGFEPKKIFYLAKVAFEGAYTPQEIKHWMGVFFKRFFSQQFKRNAMPDGPKVQSVSLSSRGEWRMPSDAVSSMWLQEVESLEV